A stretch of Stenotrophomonas indicatrix DNA encodes these proteins:
- a CDS encoding hybrid sensor histidine kinase/response regulator, with translation MPAEAAPVRRLARRSLRVHALLIGVVVLATLQAGLLLSTGSQLFNEEQSKIRYHFRRLDGTLQEQDRFLRQWRLHDVGSRGQPVDESASRAPPSPLFASFARIGADSGASAQAADELGDRFLRFYGAFWAASRFPPPQCLLVDGQGRRGLLAPIQTTRGDPGQSSPHHLHPALAAIHQVLRERPALRRGSVVWTPVAWREGQTRLLAIAHAPQDARLWGENEDESLAAVACLLDPGRVDDYRQVMGTPVFERMSLFDGNGRLLLGDASDASRAATSWRAGLDGLLFRMRSEHGWLAVYHVGWQQVFQHPRGPLLGSMVVALLLATGGVLILRAYRRSVIEPLRRNHARLLESEAFSRTILDNAPIGLCLLRRTDGRVLLDNALARQWLGEDHDEGGWHGPWRRSVLAAGGTAAGDGLAYTTPDNRHLLITATPARYRGEPAVLCLFIDLSSQHEAEQVLQQARRAADQANRAKSQFLATMSHEIRTPLYGVLGTLELLGLTPLDARQQDYLDTIQRSSSTLMQLISDILDVSKAEADQLSLEPGAFDPVRLTEDALDSYAAAAAHKGLQFYACIDPDVPAAVNGDAARIRQILNNLISNALKFTDSGRVVVRLGAQHVDDRCWLRWQVADTGIGIASEHQAHLFEPFFQANPGTDAMRGTGLGLAICAHLTAMMDGHLRVVSESGLGSSFSVELPLPEAIPDPLQAASPQLPAGLPVQVRGSVREFAQSICDRLQQRGAQASVHRDDAPALVDPGMVMLDLVLDEGAPAWSGPQVVACREGGMQPQQVQGHWQVGVHRLDAIVMALAAAAGRALPAEVNGRLPTTRRFGGLQVLVAEDNPINQAILRDQLEQLGCHAVVASDGNEALRYWPQRPFALVLTDLNMPGLDGYGLARALRARGVGVPIHGATANADPAERQRCHEAGMQGVLVKPITLAALQRLLTQVTAGPHSEPSDDDADAPLQVPEKMQALFVQTMQADLDSLQRAIGDASPERVAQVLHRIRGALVIVGAPALVAHGQQIEQQIGDGDTLPSLAGALDHFQRRLQRLLEPLTHVAAPSPSRNPTLP, from the coding sequence ATGCCGGCCGAGGCCGCTCCCGTACGCCGACTCGCCCGCCGCTCCCTGCGCGTACATGCCCTGCTGATTGGCGTGGTGGTGCTGGCAACCCTGCAGGCCGGCCTGCTGCTGTCCACCGGCAGCCAGCTGTTCAACGAAGAACAGAGCAAGATCCGCTATCACTTCCGTCGCCTGGACGGCACGCTGCAGGAACAGGACCGCTTCCTACGGCAATGGCGCCTGCATGACGTAGGCAGTCGCGGGCAGCCAGTGGACGAATCTGCCTCGCGTGCGCCGCCCAGCCCCTTGTTCGCCAGTTTCGCCCGGATCGGTGCCGACAGTGGCGCTTCTGCACAGGCAGCGGACGAACTGGGCGACCGCTTCCTGCGCTTCTACGGCGCCTTCTGGGCGGCCTCCCGGTTTCCGCCTCCGCAATGCCTGCTGGTCGATGGCCAGGGCCGCCGTGGCCTGCTTGCGCCGATCCAGACAACGCGTGGTGATCCGGGCCAGAGCAGCCCGCATCACCTGCATCCGGCACTGGCCGCCATCCACCAGGTCCTGCGCGAACGTCCAGCGCTGCGCCGCGGCAGCGTGGTCTGGACACCGGTGGCCTGGCGCGAAGGCCAGACCCGGCTGCTTGCCATCGCGCACGCGCCGCAGGATGCCCGCCTGTGGGGCGAGAACGAGGACGAGTCACTGGCCGCCGTGGCCTGCCTGCTGGATCCCGGCCGCGTCGATGACTACCGCCAGGTGATGGGTACGCCGGTGTTCGAACGGATGTCACTGTTCGATGGCAACGGCCGCCTGCTGCTCGGTGATGCCAGCGATGCCAGCCGCGCCGCTACGTCCTGGCGCGCGGGACTGGACGGCCTGCTGTTCCGCATGCGCAGCGAACACGGCTGGCTGGCGGTGTATCACGTGGGCTGGCAACAGGTGTTCCAGCACCCGCGCGGGCCCCTGCTGGGCAGCATGGTGGTGGCACTGCTGCTGGCCACCGGTGGCGTGCTGATCCTGCGTGCCTACCGGCGTTCGGTGATCGAACCACTGCGCCGCAACCATGCGCGGTTGCTGGAAAGCGAAGCCTTCAGCCGCACCATCCTCGACAACGCACCGATCGGATTGTGCCTGCTGCGTCGCACCGATGGCCGCGTGCTGCTGGACAACGCGCTGGCGCGTCAGTGGTTGGGGGAAGACCACGACGAGGGTGGCTGGCACGGGCCCTGGCGACGCAGTGTGCTCGCCGCCGGCGGCACTGCCGCGGGCGACGGCCTGGCCTACACCACGCCGGACAACCGCCACCTGCTGATCACCGCCACGCCCGCGCGCTATCGCGGCGAACCGGCTGTGCTGTGCCTGTTCATCGACCTCAGCAGCCAGCACGAGGCCGAGCAGGTGCTGCAGCAGGCACGGCGCGCGGCCGACCAGGCCAACCGCGCCAAAAGCCAGTTCCTGGCCACCATGAGCCATGAGATACGCACCCCGCTGTACGGTGTGCTCGGCACGCTGGAATTGCTTGGCCTGACCCCGCTGGATGCGCGCCAGCAGGACTACCTGGACACGATCCAGCGCTCGTCATCGACATTGATGCAGCTGATCAGCGACATCCTGGATGTCAGCAAGGCCGAGGCCGACCAGCTGAGCCTGGAACCCGGCGCGTTCGATCCGGTGCGGTTGACCGAGGACGCACTGGACTCCTACGCCGCAGCCGCCGCACACAAGGGCCTGCAGTTCTACGCCTGCATCGATCCGGACGTGCCGGCTGCGGTCAACGGTGATGCCGCGCGCATCCGCCAGATCCTCAACAACCTGATCAGCAATGCGCTGAAGTTCACCGACAGCGGTCGGGTCGTGGTGCGCCTGGGTGCACAGCACGTCGACGATCGCTGCTGGCTGCGCTGGCAGGTGGCCGATACCGGCATCGGCATCGCCAGCGAGCACCAGGCACATCTGTTCGAACCCTTCTTCCAGGCCAACCCGGGCACCGATGCCATGCGTGGCACCGGACTGGGCCTGGCGATCTGTGCACACCTGACCGCGATGATGGACGGCCACCTGCGGGTGGTCAGCGAAAGCGGCCTGGGCAGCAGTTTCTCGGTCGAACTGCCGCTGCCTGAGGCAATACCCGATCCGCTGCAGGCGGCTTCACCGCAGTTGCCGGCAGGGCTGCCGGTGCAGGTTCGCGGCAGCGTTCGCGAGTTTGCACAATCGATATGCGATCGGCTGCAGCAGCGTGGCGCACAGGCCAGCGTGCACCGCGACGATGCGCCGGCGCTTGTCGACCCTGGCATGGTGATGCTCGACCTTGTGCTGGACGAGGGTGCGCCTGCGTGGAGTGGACCGCAGGTGGTGGCCTGCCGCGAAGGCGGAATGCAGCCGCAACAGGTGCAGGGACATTGGCAGGTCGGCGTGCATCGCCTGGATGCGATCGTGATGGCGCTGGCGGCTGCGGCCGGGCGAGCGCTGCCCGCCGAGGTCAACGGGCGTCTGCCCACGACACGCAGGTTCGGTGGGCTGCAGGTACTGGTCGCCGAAGACAACCCGATCAACCAGGCGATCCTGCGTGACCAGCTGGAGCAGCTCGGCTGCCACGCTGTGGTCGCCAGCGACGGCAATGAGGCCCTGCGCTATTGGCCGCAGCGTCCTTTTGCCCTGGTGTTGACCGACCTCAACATGCCGGGACTGGACGGTTACGGTCTGGCCCGTGCATTGCGCGCGCGTGGGGTTGGCGTACCGATCCATGGCGCAACCGCCAACGCCGACCCGGCCGAACGGCAACGCTGCCACGAGGCAGGGATGCAGGGGGTGCTGGTCAAGCCGATCACCCTGGCAGCACTGCAGCGCCTGCTGACCCAGGTCACGGCCGGGCCGCACAGCGAACCCAGCGACGACGATGCCGATGCTCCGCTGCAGGTTCCGGAAAAGATGCAGGCGTTGTTCGTGCAGACCATGCAGGCCGACCTGGACAGCCTGCAGCGGGCGATCGGCGATGCCTCGCCCGAACGCGTGGCACAGGTGCTGCACCGCATCCGCGGCGCACTGGTGATCGTCGGCGCACCGGCACTGGTGGCACACGGCCAGCAGATCGAACAACAGATCGGCGACGGCGACACGCTGCCTTCGCTGGCCGGGGCGCTCGACCATTTCCAGCGGCGCCTGCAGCGGCTGCTGGAACCATTGACGCACGTCGCCGCCCCCTCACCTTCCCGCAACCCGACACTGCCATGA
- a CDS encoding EAL domain-containing response regulator, protein MTRRVLILEDQPFQRGYLVNLFSARAGVQVDACEDVDAAIALCACQAYDLVVSDLLMPGQDGIQFIQALAAQPRPPRLAVVSAASRRMMSSARLMAESLGLDVVGLLAKPVAASDVDALLDALAQTRPAVRTSPAALTPEPDAVQLRQALADGSLTAWFQPKKSLQSGRVVAAEALVRWRHPQLGTLAPGSFLPALCRHGLEGELLRAMLTASIQAQARWRSQGFRVPVSINLPPHLLEQSDLPDELLALTLAAGGNPADLCFELMENSTTRHVSDFYAGACRLRMKGFGLAQDDFGQGLSSVHNLVNTPFTEVKIDRALVSGCARDPALHLTLTTVIALANQLGLTIVAEGVESDADLAALRQLGCNQVQGFLVSQALPSDDFTRLLDEDAPDEGARGSRAASR, encoded by the coding sequence ATGACCCGCCGTGTCCTGATCCTGGAAGACCAGCCGTTCCAACGCGGCTATCTCGTCAATCTGTTCAGCGCGCGCGCCGGCGTGCAGGTCGACGCCTGCGAAGACGTCGATGCGGCTATCGCCCTGTGTGCCTGCCAGGCCTATGACCTGGTGGTGAGCGATCTGTTGATGCCCGGCCAGGATGGCATCCAGTTCATCCAGGCACTGGCCGCGCAGCCGCGTCCGCCTCGGCTTGCCGTGGTCAGCGCAGCCTCGCGGCGGATGATGAGTTCGGCGCGGTTGATGGCTGAATCACTGGGCCTGGACGTGGTCGGCCTGTTGGCCAAGCCGGTCGCCGCCAGCGATGTTGATGCGCTGCTCGATGCACTGGCGCAGACCCGGCCAGCCGTACGCACCAGCCCGGCCGCGCTGACTCCCGAGCCGGACGCGGTGCAGCTGCGGCAGGCGCTGGCCGACGGCAGCCTGACTGCCTGGTTCCAGCCGAAGAAGTCGTTGCAGTCCGGGCGCGTGGTTGCCGCCGAAGCACTGGTGCGCTGGCGCCATCCGCAGCTCGGAACACTGGCGCCTGGAAGCTTCCTGCCGGCACTGTGCCGTCATGGCCTGGAGGGCGAACTGCTGCGCGCGATGCTCACCGCCAGCATCCAGGCGCAGGCGCGCTGGCGCTCCCAGGGATTCCGCGTGCCGGTATCGATCAACCTGCCGCCGCATCTGCTGGAGCAGTCCGATCTTCCCGATGAGCTGCTGGCATTGACCCTGGCCGCCGGCGGCAACCCGGCTGACCTGTGCTTCGAACTGATGGAGAACAGCACCACCCGCCACGTGAGCGACTTCTATGCAGGCGCGTGCCGGCTGCGGATGAAGGGGTTCGGCCTGGCCCAGGACGACTTCGGCCAAGGCCTGAGCTCGGTGCACAACCTGGTCAACACCCCCTTCACCGAGGTCAAGATCGATCGGGCGCTGGTCAGCGGCTGCGCGCGCGATCCCGCCCTGCACCTGACCTTGACCACCGTGATCGCGCTGGCCAACCAGCTCGGCCTGACCATCGTTGCCGAGGGCGTGGAGAGCGATGCCGATCTGGCCGCGCTGCGCCAGCTCGGCTGCAACCAGGTGCAGGGCTTCCTGGTTTCGCAGGCGCTGCCCTCGGACGACTTCACCCGACTGCTGGACGAAGATGCTCCGGATGAGGGCGCGCGCGGCAGCCGTGCAGCATCGCGCTGA
- a CDS encoding response regulator: protein MFRFPRPSLPLVAPPTTASVLLRWLTVCVFLCLAAATGFYLLTALTEDISSHRRDMNAAAYRAQIYFDQREALLRYLGDSVVVGDPSAPSSEGVRQLPLDGPGGKPGQRLLLSPRAEHTLQTLQTHLLLVDAQGTHWLAGGQADVDIAGLPTLHVLRQRSGTLAGTDPVYWLRAGDAGVALAQPVQAGPQPGQWLMLLLDSAAASDMIDGQGIGGYALLDRDGQPALSSLAPRLDSAGWKALQQRQDDSFGVLWSTGLPRGVALVKGVGNDGWRLVYHLPPRLLLGDMATSLLISSASLLLAGIALRLLRHRVDRQLIQPALLQHRRLLESLDFSSTVIDLAPVGICVLRRSDRQLLLSNQLLRDWLGEEGTDSDWQAPWRGHAGERGRGLEFTARDGRQLQVLHAACRYQDDDVLLCVFHDISRHRQAQAALSSARQAADAANQAKSAFLATMSHEIRTPLYGVLGTLELLGRTPLDARQSQYLRTIESSSSVLLQLISDVLDVSKIESGQLSLEPASFSPRELTESVLRSFAAAATRKGLQVLVCTDPRLPTRVLGDADRIRQVLGNLLSNAIKFTEHGRVVLRVRLVQREGESSVLAWQVTDTGVGIATEEQARLFEPFRQVRGAASAQGTGLGLSISDRLVRLMSGELRVVSEPGLGSSFTVRLPLPVLAATEDGPALLAEPPVYVRGRDRELVDSACGWLRRWGANAQPLQGDPALLDHAGAILMDGEAEQPLAWQGPRVLASIDGGDQPAPAADGALLVTLHGMSSIALAVARQQRQCATLPTAARDVQPGPLGLRVLAVEDNPINRVILAEQLQALGCEVELAQDGVEALQLCQAHDFDLVVTDINMPRMDGHTLARRLRAEGVLLPVIGATANATAEERERCLASGMQGYLSKPIDIARLRQALSAVRQGDPA from the coding sequence ATGTTCCGATTCCCTCGCCCTTCCCTGCCCCTGGTCGCACCGCCGACCACCGCTTCGGTGCTGCTGCGCTGGCTGACGGTGTGCGTGTTCCTGTGCCTGGCTGCCGCCACCGGCTTCTACCTGCTGACCGCGTTGACCGAAGATATCTCCAGCCACCGCCGCGACATGAATGCCGCCGCGTACAGGGCGCAGATCTACTTCGACCAGCGTGAGGCCCTGCTGCGCTATCTGGGCGATTCGGTGGTGGTGGGTGATCCGTCGGCGCCGTCCAGCGAGGGCGTACGCCAGCTGCCGTTGGACGGGCCGGGTGGAAAGCCGGGCCAGCGCCTGCTGCTGTCGCCGCGCGCAGAACACACGCTGCAGACCCTGCAGACCCATCTGCTGCTGGTGGACGCGCAGGGAACGCATTGGCTGGCCGGCGGCCAGGCCGACGTGGACATCGCCGGCCTGCCCACGCTGCACGTACTGCGGCAGCGCAGCGGCACGCTTGCCGGTACCGACCCGGTGTACTGGCTGCGCGCGGGCGACGCCGGGGTCGCTCTGGCACAACCGGTACAGGCCGGACCGCAACCGGGCCAGTGGTTGATGCTGCTGCTGGACAGTGCGGCCGCCTCGGACATGATCGATGGCCAGGGCATCGGCGGCTACGCTCTGCTGGACCGCGACGGGCAGCCCGCCCTGTCGAGCCTGGCTCCGCGCCTGGACAGCGCAGGCTGGAAAGCACTGCAGCAGCGCCAGGACGACAGTTTCGGCGTGCTCTGGAGCACAGGCCTGCCACGCGGCGTGGCCTTGGTGAAGGGCGTAGGCAATGACGGCTGGCGGCTGGTCTATCACCTGCCTCCACGCCTGCTGCTCGGCGACATGGCGACCTCGCTGCTGATCAGCAGTGCGTCGCTGCTGCTGGCGGGCATCGCGCTGCGCCTGCTGCGGCATCGCGTCGACCGCCAGTTGATCCAGCCGGCCCTGCTGCAGCACCGGCGCCTGCTGGAAAGCCTGGATTTCAGTTCCACGGTGATAGACCTGGCGCCGGTCGGCATCTGTGTCCTGCGCCGCAGCGACCGCCAGCTGCTGCTGTCCAACCAGTTGCTGCGCGACTGGCTGGGCGAGGAAGGCACGGACAGCGATTGGCAGGCACCGTGGCGCGGGCATGCCGGCGAACGCGGTCGCGGGCTGGAGTTCACCGCACGCGACGGTCGCCAGCTGCAGGTGCTGCATGCGGCCTGCCGTTACCAGGATGACGACGTGCTGCTGTGCGTGTTCCATGACATCTCACGCCATCGCCAGGCGCAGGCGGCGCTGTCCTCGGCGCGGCAGGCAGCCGACGCCGCCAACCAGGCCAAGAGCGCGTTCCTGGCGACCATGAGCCATGAGATCCGCACGCCGCTGTACGGGGTGCTTGGCACGCTGGAGCTGCTCGGCCGCACGCCCCTGGATGCGCGCCAGTCGCAGTACCTGCGCACCATCGAGAGTTCCTCGTCGGTGCTGCTGCAACTGATCAGCGACGTGCTGGATGTGTCCAAGATCGAGTCGGGCCAGCTGAGCCTGGAGCCGGCATCGTTCTCGCCGCGCGAGCTGACCGAGAGCGTGCTGCGCAGCTTCGCCGCTGCGGCGACGCGCAAGGGCCTGCAGGTACTGGTCTGCACCGATCCCCGGTTGCCGACACGGGTGCTCGGTGATGCCGACCGGATCCGCCAGGTGCTGGGCAACCTGCTCAGCAATGCCATCAAGTTCACCGAGCATGGCCGGGTGGTGCTGCGCGTACGACTGGTGCAGCGCGAAGGCGAGTCGAGCGTGCTGGCCTGGCAGGTCACCGATACCGGCGTGGGCATCGCCACCGAGGAACAGGCACGCCTGTTCGAGCCCTTCCGTCAGGTCCGTGGCGCTGCCAGTGCGCAGGGCACCGGGCTGGGCCTGTCGATCAGCGACCGCCTGGTGCGCTTGATGAGTGGCGAACTGCGCGTGGTCAGCGAGCCGGGACTGGGCAGCAGTTTCACCGTGCGCCTGCCCTTGCCGGTGCTGGCGGCGACCGAGGATGGCCCCGCGTTGCTGGCCGAACCGCCGGTCTACGTGCGCGGCCGCGATCGCGAGCTGGTCGATAGTGCCTGTGGCTGGCTGCGCCGCTGGGGTGCCAATGCGCAGCCGCTGCAGGGCGATCCTGCCCTGCTCGACCACGCCGGCGCGATCCTGATGGATGGCGAGGCGGAACAGCCGTTGGCCTGGCAGGGACCGCGGGTGTTGGCCTCGATCGATGGGGGCGACCAACCGGCACCTGCCGCCGATGGCGCGCTGCTGGTCACCCTGCATGGCATGTCCTCGATCGCCTTGGCGGTGGCACGCCAGCAGCGCCAATGCGCAACGCTGCCGACCGCAGCGCGCGATGTGCAGCCAGGCCCGCTGGGACTGCGGGTGCTGGCCGTGGAAGACAATCCCATCAACCGGGTGATCCTGGCCGAACAGCTGCAGGCCCTGGGCTGCGAGGTGGAGCTTGCGCAGGATGGTGTCGAGGCGTTGCAGCTGTGCCAGGCCCATGACTTCGACCTTGTGGTCACCGACATCAACATGCCGCGCATGGACGGCCACACCCTGGCGCGCCGGCTGCGGGCGGAGGGCGTTCTGCTGCCGGTGATCGGCGCCACCGCCAACGCTACCGCCGAGGAGCGCGAGCGCTGCCTGGCCAGTGGCATGCAGGGCTATCTGAGCAAACCCATCGACATCGCACGCCTGCGTCAGGCGCTTTCCGCCGTTCGCCAAGGAGATCCTGCATGA
- a CDS encoding TonB-dependent receptor plug domain-containing protein: MRRQAMAWSIQLALMGVAASAAAQTPASSSVQQLDAVQVTGSRIPRAQVEGPAPITVINAEQIRSSGFTTVPDVLRAMTQNGGETQSQQSSGGADFSPGAQQVDLRGLGPNHTLVLVNGRRIADFPMPFKGRSNFTDVSNIPLGMIDRIEVLTGSASAIYGSDAIAGVVNFILKKKADGTTIDMRMGTTTEGGGESFDMSLASGFSSGNFNAVYSVELQSQTPLWAYDRDIQDSTQDGPTEGARIARRSYLRTDYNDDYLDPGAATCEALAGQNQGSTYRAFRPRYGYYCGSDSSIGYGTILSKRRGANGYASLSYDFDNGQQWFADVQLGYHTMSLMRDVTKWGRMAADGDESGYFNNEATGEIEFWQRQFSPEEMGGLDNAMVRSTQKTFSVTTGFKGNLTGNWDYEAALSHSQYQSRISWAQIIASKANDLFLGPQLGEDEDGFPIYNADPSRLYRPLTRAEYDSIAARTTYTPKSRTETAALTLTNGSLFTLPGGDAGFAATVEVGQQAYALNPDPLATGYYYYSWKDSDGKGSRNRWATAAELRMPLHETVNLSVAGRYDQYRYSGHTIGKATWSGGLEWRPIDTLLVRGSYGTAFRAPDLHYVFAGPGNDETSAEDLYNCRADAADDCADYERNVIRSRSGNRELEPETSTSWSAGFVWSPATGLDLSADWFNIDMRDQVQDMDVRTILASEANCRLGSADIGSPTCVDALARITRTADGRLYGVHVNPINVARESTSGIDVGLRYRLQTGIGDFIFNGTHTWVKKHDFQRYAGDVTEDQFAINSGFDIPRTKTSVSVTWEKDAWSATVYGSRLGKLPTSDSYDQVFDEESGDSPWIKATYRYNASLQYRFDDHSRLSLSVVNVFNKMPPKDKTYTAYPYYDVSWFDSVGRTINLQYTHKFGGSAL; the protein is encoded by the coding sequence ATGCGTAGACAGGCGATGGCGTGGTCGATCCAGCTGGCGTTGATGGGCGTTGCTGCTTCGGCGGCGGCACAGACTCCCGCTTCCTCTTCGGTACAACAGCTGGATGCGGTGCAGGTGACCGGCTCACGCATCCCGCGCGCCCAGGTGGAAGGACCGGCGCCGATCACTGTCATCAACGCAGAGCAGATCCGCTCCAGCGGCTTCACCACCGTGCCGGACGTGCTGCGCGCGATGACCCAGAACGGCGGTGAGACGCAGAGCCAGCAGTCCTCCGGCGGGGCCGATTTCTCGCCGGGTGCGCAGCAGGTCGACCTGCGCGGGTTGGGCCCGAACCACACCCTGGTGCTGGTCAACGGCCGTCGCATCGCCGACTTCCCGATGCCGTTCAAGGGCCGCAGCAACTTCACCGATGTGTCCAACATTCCGCTGGGCATGATCGACCGCATTGAAGTGCTGACCGGCAGCGCGTCGGCGATCTACGGCTCGGATGCAATCGCCGGCGTGGTCAATTTCATCCTGAAGAAGAAGGCCGATGGCACCACCATCGACATGCGCATGGGCACCACCACCGAAGGCGGTGGTGAGTCGTTCGACATGAGCCTGGCCAGCGGCTTCAGCAGCGGCAACTTCAACGCGGTGTACAGCGTCGAACTGCAGTCGCAGACGCCGCTGTGGGCCTACGACCGCGACATCCAGGACTCGACGCAGGACGGCCCGACCGAAGGCGCGCGCATCGCCCGTCGTTCCTACCTGCGCACCGATTACAACGATGACTACCTGGACCCGGGCGCGGCGACCTGCGAGGCGTTGGCCGGGCAGAACCAGGGCAGCACCTACCGCGCGTTCCGTCCACGCTACGGCTACTACTGCGGCAGCGACAGCTCGATCGGCTACGGCACGATCCTCAGCAAGCGCCGCGGCGCCAACGGCTATGCCTCGCTCAGCTACGACTTCGACAACGGCCAGCAGTGGTTCGCCGACGTGCAGCTGGGCTACCACACGATGTCGCTGATGCGCGATGTCACCAAGTGGGGCCGCATGGCCGCCGACGGCGATGAGTCGGGCTACTTCAACAATGAAGCCACCGGCGAGATCGAGTTCTGGCAGCGCCAGTTCTCGCCCGAGGAAATGGGCGGGCTGGACAATGCGATGGTGCGCAGCACGCAGAAGACCTTCAGCGTGACCACCGGCTTCAAGGGCAACCTGACCGGCAACTGGGACTACGAAGCAGCACTGAGCCATTCGCAGTACCAGTCGCGGATCAGCTGGGCGCAGATCATCGCATCCAAGGCCAACGACCTGTTCCTGGGCCCGCAGCTGGGCGAGGACGAGGACGGCTTCCCGATCTACAACGCCGATCCGTCGCGCCTGTACCGGCCGCTGACCCGTGCCGAGTACGATTCGATCGCCGCACGCACCACCTATACGCCGAAGTCGCGCACCGAGACGGCTGCGTTGACCCTGACCAATGGGTCGCTGTTCACCCTGCCCGGTGGCGATGCCGGCTTTGCCGCGACGGTGGAAGTGGGGCAGCAGGCCTACGCGCTCAACCCGGACCCGCTGGCGACCGGCTATTACTACTACAGCTGGAAGGATTCGGACGGCAAGGGCTCGCGCAACCGCTGGGCGACTGCCGCCGAGCTGCGCATGCCGCTGCATGAGACGGTCAACCTGAGCGTGGCCGGCCGTTACGACCAGTATCGCTATTCGGGCCACACCATCGGCAAGGCGACCTGGAGCGGCGGCCTGGAATGGCGCCCGATCGACACGCTGCTGGTGCGCGGCTCGTACGGCACCGCGTTCCGTGCGCCGGACCTGCACTATGTGTTCGCCGGCCCGGGCAACGACGAGACCAGCGCGGAAGATCTGTACAACTGCCGCGCCGACGCCGCCGATGATTGCGCCGATTACGAGCGCAACGTGATCCGCAGCCGCAGTGGCAACCGCGAGCTGGAACCGGAAACCAGCACCTCCTGGAGCGCGGGCTTCGTGTGGTCGCCGGCCACCGGCCTGGACCTGTCGGCCGACTGGTTCAACATCGACATGCGCGACCAGGTGCAGGACATGGACGTGCGTACGATCCTGGCCAGCGAAGCGAACTGCCGCCTGGGCAGCGCCGACATCGGTTCGCCGACCTGCGTGGATGCCCTGGCCCGCATCACCCGCACCGCCGACGGCCGTCTGTACGGTGTGCACGTCAATCCGATCAACGTGGCGCGCGAGTCCACCTCCGGCATCGACGTCGGCCTGCGCTACCGCCTGCAGACCGGCATCGGCGACTTCATCTTCAATGGCACCCACACCTGGGTGAAGAAGCATGACTTCCAGCGCTATGCCGGCGATGTGACCGAAGACCAGTTCGCGATCAACAGCGGCTTCGATATTCCCCGCACCAAGACCAGCGTCAGCGTGACCTGGGAAAAGGACGCCTGGTCGGCCACCGTGTACGGCTCGCGCCTGGGCAAGCTGCCGACCTCGGACAGCTACGACCAGGTGTTCGACGAGGAAAGCGGCGACAGCCCGTGGATCAAGGCGACCTACCGCTACAACGCTTCGCTGCAGTACCGCTTCGACGATCACTCGCGGTTGTCGCTGTCGGTGGTCAATGTGTTCAACAAGATGCCGCCGAAGGACAAGACCTATACGGCGTACCCGTACTACGACGTGTCCTGGTTCGACAGCGTCGGCCGTACCATCAACCTGCAGTACACCCACAAGTTCGGTGGCAGCGCGCTGTAA
- a CDS encoding cyanophycinase, which produces MRRLRYGLRGPLIALLLSALFWSSPAAAQELMDPGFAYYEVGDLDAPRPGPRAPAMMLMGGGEWVPEAFQWWLRQAGNGRVLILRASGTDELQDRLYREIGGTTAVQTLVFDNRRGADDPAVLRVVAAADAIFIAGGDQSRYIRFWKGTALNRALNAHVRAGKPIAGTSAGLAILGGYAYGALDGGSIDSASAMADPMGEAVTLDRGFLQLPYLQRVVTDTHFDKRDRLGRLIVFVARAAHDSGDPDMVGIGVDEDTALCVEPDGQAQVYSADGEGKVWVVSPGRDADRLVEGEPLRFHAVPVTVVASGSRMRLDDLQADAAYQALAEISDGEIEVVRQ; this is translated from the coding sequence ATGCGACGCCTTCGCTACGGGCTGCGTGGCCCGCTCATCGCCTTGCTGCTGTCGGCGCTCTTCTGGTCATCGCCAGCGGCGGCACAGGAACTGATGGACCCGGGCTTCGCCTACTACGAAGTGGGCGATCTGGATGCACCGCGGCCTGGCCCGCGAGCCCCCGCGATGATGCTGATGGGCGGTGGAGAATGGGTGCCTGAAGCCTTCCAGTGGTGGCTGCGCCAGGCCGGCAATGGCCGTGTGCTGATCCTGCGCGCCTCCGGCACCGATGAGCTGCAGGACCGTCTGTACCGGGAGATTGGCGGCACCACCGCCGTGCAGACCCTGGTGTTCGACAACCGCCGCGGCGCCGATGACCCGGCCGTGCTGCGGGTCGTGGCCGCGGCCGATGCGATCTTCATCGCCGGCGGCGATCAGTCCCGCTACATCCGCTTCTGGAAAGGCACCGCGCTCAATCGCGCGCTGAATGCCCACGTGCGCGCCGGCAAGCCGATTGCCGGCACCAGCGCCGGGCTGGCCATCCTCGGCGGCTACGCCTATGGCGCGCTGGACGGCGGCAGCATCGATTCGGCCAGCGCCATGGCCGACCCGATGGGCGAGGCGGTGACCCTGGACCGCGGCTTCCTGCAGTTGCCCTACCTGCAGCGGGTGGTCACCGACACCCACTTCGACAAGCGCGACCGTCTCGGCCGCCTGATCGTGTTCGTGGCCCGCGCCGCGCATGACAGTGGTGACCCGGACATGGTCGGCATCGGCGTCGACGAAGACACGGCCCTGTGCGTGGAGCCTGACGGCCAGGCCCAGGTCTACAGTGCCGACGGCGAAGGCAAGGTCTGGGTGGTCAGCCCCGGACGCGATGCCGACCGGCTGGTGGAAGGCGAACCGCTGCGCTTCCATGCGGTACCGGTCACCGTGGTTGCCAGCGGCAGTCGCATGCGCCTGGATGACCTGCAGGCCGACGCGGCCTACCAGGCTTTGGCTGAAATCAGCGATGGCGAGATTGAAGTCGTCCGCCAATGA